A genomic segment from bacterium encodes:
- a CDS encoding DUF2723 domain-containing protein, with protein MTFTNKTWLRFLPWALLLGGFALYAAGAAPGLSILDSGEFLGVAATLGVAHPTGYPLYALLGQLATFFPWGEQAFLINLVSAAAAAGAAFFLALAARELARQLDVGEMGEALAMAAAGLLALAGRTLWSVATMAEVYALNALFWAALLWAALRLRRTGAARELYVLA; from the coding sequence ATGACGTTTACGAACAAAACGTGGTTGCGCTTTCTCCCCTGGGCCTTGTTACTGGGCGGCTTCGCGCTCTACGCCGCGGGCGCGGCGCCGGGGCTGTCCATATTGGATTCGGGGGAGTTCCTGGGGGTGGCGGCGACGCTGGGCGTGGCGCACCCGACGGGTTACCCGCTGTACGCGCTGCTGGGGCAGCTGGCGACGTTTTTCCCGTGGGGGGAGCAGGCGTTTTTGATAAACCTGGTATCGGCGGCCGCGGCGGCGGGGGCGGCGTTCTTCCTGGCGCTGGCGGCTCGGGAGTTGGCGCGGCAGCTGGATGTGGGGGAAATGGGGGAGGCGTTGGCGATGGCGGCGGCGGGCCTTTTGGCGTTGGCGGGGAGGACGCTGTGGTCGGTGGCGACGATGGCGGAGGTGTACGCGCTGAACGCATTATTTTGGGCGGCGCTGCTGTGGGCGGCGCTGCGTTTGCGGCGGACGGGTGCGGCGCGGGAGCTGTACGTTCTGGCG